From Toxorhynchites rutilus septentrionalis strain SRP chromosome 2, ASM2978413v1, whole genome shotgun sequence, a single genomic window includes:
- the LOC129769762 gene encoding uncharacterized protein LOC129769762: MIHWVYSAIVRPRLSYASLVWWPKTTQISAQKKLDKLQRLACLSITGAMPSIPSKALDALLYLLPLHQYVQLEAEKGALRLKRTKQFQQGDLKGHLQILKDFQLNPILIMNEDWMETETNFSVPFKVIEFNRSVWEEGGPITRPGSLVFYTDGSKIGKSTGAGITGPGIDVSIPMGQWPTVFQAEIHAILTCTNICLARKHRYASICIFSDSQAALNALKAYTCQSKLVWECILSLKKLAVTNDVNLYWVPGHCGIEGNEKADLLARLGSSTKFVGPEPFCGLSTSCLKSELKSWKISMIEANWRALSTSRQSRSFITPCNRITRSLLSLNKADLSMLTGLLTGHCPSRYHLKKIGKITDDKCRFCNFDAETSEHLLCQCSVLIQQRLRILGKGILMPNEIWSAEPKKVRNFLKEVIPSWGEMQSPSATITYSLSDGTN, from the coding sequence atgattcactggGTATACTCGGCAATTGTGAGACCCAGGTTAAGTTATGCTTCGTtagtgtggtggcctaaaacaacacaaatatcagctcagaaaaagcttgataaactacaacgtctggcatgcctatcaataactggagcaatgccCAGTATTCCTtccaaagccctagatgctcttttataccttctacccctgcaccaatatgtgcaacttgaagcggaaaaaggtgctcttaggCTTAAACGTACGAAACAATTCCAACAAGGAGATCTTAAGGGGCACTTgcaaatcctgaaagattttcaactgaatcCTATATTAATCATGAAcgaagactggatggaaacagAGACTAACTTCAGCGTTCctttcaaagtgattgaattcaatcgcagcgtatgggaagaaggtggtccaATAACTCGTCCgggatcactcgtgttttacACAGATGggtcaaaaattggaaaatctacAGGAGCTGGGATTACTGGACCAGGGATAGATGTctcaattccaatgggacagtggcctacagtttttcaagcagaaatacatgctattctaacatgtacaaacATTTGTTTGGCTAGGAAACACAGGTATGCCAGTATCTGTATtttctcagatagccaagcagctctaaatgcattgaaagcatatacttgtcagtcaaagctagtttgggaatgtattctttctttaaaaaaactaGCTGTAACTAATGACGTTAatctatactgggtgcctggtcactgcggtatagaaggtaatgaaaaagctgatcttctagcaagattaggatcttcaactaaattcgtcggaCCTGAGCCATTTTGCGGATTATCTACATCCTGTCTGAAATCCGAGCTCAAATCCTGGAAAATATcgatgattgaagccaactggagagCTCTATCAACATCACGACAATCAAGAtcattcattacaccttgtaataGAATAACACGCagcctactcagcttgaataaagCCGATCTGAGTATGTTGACTGGGCTATTGACCGGACAttgtccgagcaggtatcatctcaaaaaaattgggaaaataaCGGATGATAaatgtcgtttctgcaattttgatgctgaaacttcggaacatttactgtgtcaatgcagtgtATTGATTCAGCAAAGACTGcggattcttggaaagggcattcttatgcctaacgagatatggtctgctgaaccaaaaaaggTAAGAAACTTCTTAAAAGAAGTCATACCTTCTTGGGGGGAGATGCAAAGTCctagtgcgactatcacttattccttgagtgatggaacgaactga